The following DNA comes from Watersipora subatra chromosome 8, tzWatSuba1.1, whole genome shotgun sequence.
ATGGCTAGATGGTGTTCAATATGATTGCAttctgtatttacatgtaataatGGTTTCAAGTATTTTTGTGGAATGATTATTTTGTCTAGTTTTTCTTTATTTTCGTCATTGTATCCATTATTAGCATCAACTgttaattttatttgataatataaaTTTGTGCATGGAAGGTTTGAAGGACTGCATTTTTTCTGATTCCAGCAATGAAATAGGTTTCTTTTCATTTAGATCACTCATCACTCGTTAAGAATTCTTCTGATGTAAATGGAGATCTTTCTTTGCTAAATTCCTCTCAGCTTCTGACGTTCTAAATTACATTGTTCACTCCTCATCTCTAGCATGCCTCTCCTTTACTAGCAGAGCATAAGGCTTATTTTATATGCTTTGaagttttacattgaaatcattTTCATTCTCAAAGGATTTCAACTGCTCCAATTGTACACTTCTGCAAAGCTGCAAGCTCCTCCATTTCAGCTGAGCATGCGAAGCAGGAGCTCGCAACTCCACCAATCGATCTCTTATTGTTCTAGATGAGACGAAGGAACCAAAGGTAACTTTCAAAAAGCCATCTGACTGGATATCATCGACGACTATAAATCGCATCAAAGAAGCGATAGGTGGAAAAGGAAGCACAGAATGCCAGATATGTGGGTATGACAGCGCTCATCCTCATACAATCAGGAAGCATGCCAATCAGCATTTTGTGGCCTGTTTTTGTGCGTGTGGTTACAGCAGTCGCAGTCGAGACGTAGTTTGGAGGCACACATTACGATGCGGCAATGGTACAACGTATCGAGTTGACATTGCTAactttgaaagttggaaaagcGCAATGGGATTGGGGCCTAATGTGCGATTTCCGGACTTGGATGCACCATTCGTCAGAAAGTCACACGCTCATAGATATCCTTCCTCTCAAAGCCAGAATTCATTCAGTGTGTCACCAGATGCTAGTTTTGCAGAAATTCATTCCACTTCCAGTTCTTTTTTGTTTGGCCAACCTACATTGAATGCCCAAGTCGACTGGATTGACGACAGCTTGGACTCTGATACGGATAAACAAGATTCGAGCGTTAGCAGTGTCACTGAGCAGTCATCAGAGGCTCAGCACAATGTTAGTTGTTCGTCAGAACCTTTGCTAAAAGTAGCAAAAGTCGATCAGAACTCGAATGGTGATTAGTCAGCCACTCTCTGATCATTAATCATATCTAATCCTATCTTTATTCAGCTCTTCAAGGTAGCGTATGTAGACAACTCCTATCACCTTTTCAAGTTAGCATGTGTAGACAACTCCTATCCTCATTCAGCTCTGCAGTGTAGCATGTGTAGAAAGTTCTTACCTCATTCAGCTTTTCAAGGTAGCATGTGTAGAAAATTCTTGTTGGAGTCTGTCCGATCTTGCGCAGTACTTACTTTTGTCCGTATGTTTCGTTATATCATTTTTCTGACCAGTTTCAGAATTACTATTAGGTGAAACTTTCTGGTAAATTTGTCGCTCTATGATAATCTCCTCTGTATTACCATCCGTGAGAACCCATAATGTactttatgtatgtatatcattattatattcgTTATATTATCTTTACTAGTCATTACTGTTAATTGTTacactttattattattcattttaattatatttgatgTAATATATCATAATCACCTTGATTGCTACTGGCATCacagtaatttttttgtttacataatTTTGTCAGTTGTCAAAAGAATATTACTCTTATTGTATGGATATGTTATTAAACTTTCATTATTGAAGTGGTCTTTTGAATTTTTCCATAATTGTGACTCAAAAGCATTGTTTAGAGGTGTGTTCACACTAAGCATTTTGAAAACCCAAAACTACCACAATCTTGGATGTTAACCGAAAATATTGGGTTAAGGTCACCTGTTGCATTTTACCCACAAATAACAAATATTGATTGTCGTTTGgtgatcaaatatttttaattaagttGCAATACTGCATGAAAGAAATTCATCAAAATTGTCTAGTAACTTTGTTTTCAGGCACTCTTTGGAAAACATTTTTGCTTGAAAGGAAATTATTGCTAAtggaataatatatatatatattattctattatatatatatatatatattcagtgaATTTAGCTGCTATGCTATAAGACAGCTTATTCCACTGAAGGTTAATCAGAGTGTTTTATCGAAACTGTTCTTAATTTACCACAACAATTACCTTTACCACGATAGACTGTGTGGACTGAAATGGGCGAGTCTTGC
Coding sequences within:
- the LOC137402163 gene encoding uncharacterized protein isoform X3; translated protein: MSARMPTKMQPRRNPLLTMARYMSDAGADGYTGLTLLYHQTTTQLIIQWTGTDISQSEKLAAEQNLLKLLKGCDVIDSSEDIEPLEFEEGDQEPEMTEDATEMEAINFTEPTSPEFDVKKEPAEITLSSCGKSHTSGGVTVTSYSMAPLGLPTVLAETSSGSGQLSSQEPTTSCGNSLASISQSPGQNLHAGQFTPLSAKDETKEPKVTFKKPSDWISSTTINRIKEAIGGKGSTECQICGYDSAHPHTIRKHANQHFVACFCACGYSSRSRDVVWRHTLRCGNGTTYRVDIANFESWKSAMGLGPNVRFPDLDAPFVRKSHAHRYPSSQSQNSFSVSPDASFAEIHSTSSSFLFGQPTLNAQVDWIDDSLDSDTDKQDSSVSSVTEQSSEAQHNVSCSSEPLLKVAKVDQNSNGD